The following are encoded in a window of Numida meleagris isolate 19003 breed g44 Domestic line chromosome 11, NumMel1.0, whole genome shotgun sequence genomic DNA:
- the RPL29 gene encoding 60S ribosomal protein L29, with the protein MAKSKNHTTHNQSRKWHRNGIKKPRSHRYESLKGVDPKFLRNMRFAKKHNKKGLKKMQANNAKQAALQKKD; encoded by the exons ATGGCCAAGTCCAAGAACCACACCACGCACAACCAGT CCCGTAAGTGGCACAGAAATGGTATCAAGAAGCCCAGATCCCATAGATATGAGTCTCTCAAAGGG GTTGATCCCAAGTTTCTGAGGAATATGAGATTTGCCAAGAAACACAACAAGAAGGGGCTGAAGAAGATGCAGGCCAACAATGCCAAGCAGGCAGCTCTACAGAAGAAGGACTGA